Within Spinacia oleracea cultivar Varoflay chromosome 4, BTI_SOV_V1, whole genome shotgun sequence, the genomic segment ATCAGATTGAGGCCAAAGATGAGATTTTATATTTTTGTCTTTGAGAGCCTGTCTTGCTTGCTTATCATCTCTACTTTTATCCATATCTAAAAGAGTTCCTATCACATTGTCACACACATTCTTTTCAATGTGCATAACATCTAAATTATGTCTTAGAGGATTATGTTTCCAATACTCCAACTCAAAGAGTAGACTTTTCTTTTTCCAAATAACATTGGCTTCCTCTtcaccaccatcatcatcatccggCTCATCATGAGAAGTTCCACCTTGAAGtctctttcttttcttagaTATTTTCTTTGGTTGTGCTTTCTTTGATTGTCCATAAACATACTTAACCTTTTCTAGTTCCTTCAAAATGTCTATCCCACTTGCAGGGACCGGAGCAACCCCGTATTCATTTTCCCCATCAAATAAATTACCTTGAGAACGATAAGGATGATCAATTGGCAACCATTTTCGATGCCCTGGGTAGCACATTCTGCCGCCAAACCAATATGAATTAGTATTATGGGCACATGTAGGGCAAGCTTTGTAACCTCTTGTACTCCAACCGGACAACATAGCATATGCCGGAAAGTCGTTTATAGTGGAATGTAAGGCTGCTCGCATCTTAAATTTATTTCCACTATGCGCATCAAAGGCAGGAACACCTTCCCACAATAACTTTAACTCGTGGATTAATGGTTGCAAATACACATCAATATCCATCCCAGGACTATGTTTTCCGGGAATAAGCAAGGACAAAATGAATGATGATGGCTTCATACAAAGCCACGGTGGCAAATTATAAGGAATCAAAATCACCGGCCATGTACTATAATTGGTATTCATTAGACGATATGGATTGAAACCATCACTCGCTAGACCTAATCTAACACTACGAGGATCTTCGGCGAATTCTACATATCTTTTATCAAAACTTTTCCAAGCCTCACCATCCGACGGGTGCCttaagatcttatcatctttaTGTTCAAAATGCCATCTCATATCCTTAGCTGTTTTAGATGACATATAGAGTCTCTTTAGCCTAGGTATAAGAGGAAAATATCGCATTACTTTAGCTGGCTCGCCCTTCTTAcatattttctttcctttctcACTTTTATTATCCTCCTTTTCTTTCACTGTTTTCCACCTTGATGTATGGCAAACATGACACTCATCTTTGTCTGCAAATACACCCCAATATAAAATGCAATTATTTGGACATGCATCGATTTTCTCATATCCTAACCCCAAATCGTTCACTATCTTCTTTCCTTCATAATAAGACGATGGAAACTCCTTAATTTGAGGAAATGCGTCTATTAGAAGTTCAAGCAATTTAGTAAATGACTCTGCGGACCAGTGGAACATACACTTAAGGTGAAACAAGTGTAAAATAAAGGATAACTTTGAGAAAGTAGTGCATCCCTCATATAAAACCTCATCAGCGGCTTCCATTAGTCGTTTACACTTAGCATCTTCTTCACCTGAGTTACTTGATGGAAATTCATTATCTACCTCACAATGAAAATCAAACTCCTCATGCATGTCATAAAAAACTTCATCTTCGGGCATGCCTTGCGATTCATTATGCGACTCTGAATTGTCAACACCAAAAGCTGCTCTTAGCAACTCTCCCATGTCATCTTGACCTACTGCATTTCCTAGACCACTAGGGGTTTCAAAGCTATTTCTCCCTTCATTGACTTTACGATGAAAAACCCAATTTCGATATTTTTTAAGAAAACCGTTAAGCAAAATATGTCCTCCAACTTCTTCTACGAAGTGCCATTTATTTAACTTGCACTTGTTACACGGACATCGTGTTTTTCCTTCAACAAGAGTCTCCTTCGCAAGTTCCATGAATTTCAAGCAACCACTATAATAAGCAGGATCCCCATTGCGTAAATCAATCCAACTAGTATCCAtgtctataaaaaaaaaaaaaaacttattccaAGGATTTTTTAGTAAGGAACACACAAGaacaaaagagcctagacaagCCTTACACCACGCACATCCACAAAGTAACCTTACCTTATCACACAAAATCCTAGAATCTAGAATTTGACAGCCAATAAACTAGAATTCCACTAAGGGTAGCAgcttattattgaaaaacataCAACAATAGGAACATGCAACAATGATAGAAATGCATAACATATATTTAAACATGACACTT encodes:
- the LOC130471726 gene encoding uncharacterized protein, which encodes MDTSWIDLRNGDPAYYSGCLKFMELAKETLVEGKTRCPCNKCKLNKWHFVEEVGGHILLNGFLKKYRNWVFHRKVNEGRNSFETPSGLGNAVGQDDMGELLRAAFGVDNSESHNESQGMPEDEVFYDMHEEFDFHCEVDNEFPSSNSGEEDAKCKRLMEAADEVLYEGCTTFSKLSFILHLFHLKCMFHWSAESFTKLLELLIDAFPQIKEFPSSYYEGKKIVNDLGLGYEKIDACPNNCILYWGVFADKDECHVCHTSRWKTVKEKEDNKSEKGKKICKKGEPAKVMRYFPLIPRLKRLYMSSKTAKDMRWHFEHKDDKILRHPSDGEAWKSFDKRYVEFAEDPRSVRLGLASDGFNPYRLMNTNYSTWPVILIPYNLPPWLCMKPSSFILSLLIPGKHSPGMDIDVYLQPLIHELKLLWEGVPAFDAHSGNKFKMRAALHSTINDFPAYAMLSGWSTRGYKACPTCAHNTNSYWFGGRMCYPGHRKWLPIDHPYRSQGNLFDGENEYGVAPVPASGIDILKELEKVKYVYGQSKKAQPKKISKKRKRLQGGTSHDEPDDDDGGEEEANVIWKKKSLLFELEYWKHNPLRHNLDVMHIEKNVCDNVIGTLLDMDKSRDDKQARQALKDKNIKSHLWPQSDPNRVNDHLPPAEYTMSTEDKERFLRVIEKLKVPDGYGSNLQRCVNIKQRKLINLKSHDNHVLMQDILPIALRASNATKVIDLLEELSDFFKNICSTTIHSDDLDTIQSKLVLTLCKLEKAFLPIFFTIMVHLLIHLVDEVKLGGPVQYRWMYPIERYLAFLKSHVSNKAQPEGSLAEGYLLWETITFCSRYLESVETIFTRPKRNEDGVLDNDTYLYHSGCRVVGKQENVRLDDKSLRQIHRYVLLHSDEMKPIIDAFICQKRQEDECGGSQSNEIVENGWIINEFPEWLRNQAYNIDVSTTEGKLRKALAGGLNGQEYYGRLQDIFELNYYGSFKVIMFRCEWVDIHRGLKTNPNGSVRVNFSKLMHTGRNLHDDPFVFSSQAKQCFYIEDEIQQGWSHVVKTKPRDFFDIGDDEP